TAGCCCAAAAAGCTTGGGAATATGTATGCGGATTATCGATAGCATATTGTTGTCTATGTTTTTCTATCGTTAAAGCTGAAGGAATTTTTTCGCCATATTCAGCAAGAATAGCTAAATGGTTTTTAATACTTTGGCTTATTTTTTCTAATCCTAAATCAATAGATTCTACATTAACACTACAACCGGGTAGGTCTGGAACTATAACCTGATATAATACCGAATTTTGTAGGTTAGCAAAGACAACAGCATATTTCATATTCATTCCTTGTTTAATTTTTGATCGTTAATCAACCATAACCCTTATAACCCTAAAGGTCAATAACCATACAACCCCAGTAACTCTATATCGGTATGTCTTGTTAACTCCAGTAACTCTATTTATTTGTTTTTATGTAACTCCGACAACCCTGCAGTATAAAAAGTAAACGTTCACTCTCGTTTTACACGTTTATTGAAGTAAATAAAAAATAACTAATAAATGAATTGAACTCTTAATTTAGTTATTAAATTATTGCCTAAACTTAATATTGTATATAACGCTAGAGTTACTAAATAGTGTGGCAGATTAGAAAATTGATCCTTATAATGAAGTAACATAGATGAGATTTAACAATCTTAAATTGAAAAATTTATTGGTTATATTCTACATATAAGCCTAATGTTTTCCCGGCAATAAATTTTAAAAATGACTAAGTATTGATTAGGAAAAGTTATGAAAGAATTGATTCATGCAAATCCAGATTTATTAATTACCGTTGTTGGCATTGGTGGCTGTGGTTGCAATACCGTTAATATGCTTTATGAAAATAACTTAGCTAGCAGTGT
The sequence above is a segment of the Colwellia sp. 20A7 genome. Coding sequences within it:
- a CDS encoding type II toxin-antitoxin system HicB family antitoxin, yielding MKYAVVFANLQNSVLYQVIVPDLPGCSVNVESIDLGLEKISQSIKNHLAILAEYGEKIPSALTIEKHRQQYAIDNPHTYSQAFWAIVDIDISAYLGKSHKINVTLPELLIKQIDERVSKSSHYKTRSGFIASACLIELGKQ